The nucleotide window AGACTCTTCAGGGTCGCGGCCAATCGACGATCAAAGCAGGTTTCTACATCTGCCATTATTGTTAATGCGGATGCCTCAGCAACTCAAGACCGTTGTGGCTAATTGGCTTGCTGCTTCTTTCGACTGTCGCGTCAGTCGGATAACAATGGGGACCAAGACTATTCTCGGAGTATGGGAAAGCTGGATCGAAAACGAAGGGCTCAACGACCGAGGTATTGACTTTACCATAACACTTGCATTCAACGTGTCGTTTCAGACCAGCGAGGGCCCAACAGCTATCGACAACCCCCAAACTCAAGAAGAAACCAGGCCTAACCTGGGGCTTCGATCTGTTGATATCACCATATCTGCACAAGACCTTCGCCGCTTTGTGCGCGCTGGTAAGAAGAGCCATATCCCAGTCGATGCTTCTTGGCAAGGAGACGCCCGTGAGCGCCGTAGGCTTGCCGGAGGCAACACAGACGACGGTTGGGCTTGGCGTACAAAGGGTCGTTCTGAGGCATCTCCCTTTACTGAAGCATTGGGACTCTATCTACATCACCATCTTGCACTGGATCTTTTCCATCCCGGCGTACATGTTACTCAGATCTCCTGCGCTGGGTTCGTGCTCGGTCAGAGTCGCCTAAAGATCGTAATGCCTGGTGAGATCAGTCAGAGCCTCTCCCGCGCTGCGTGGTCCTTTGTGGCGCAACTTGGACAAAGAGTTCAGGGCGAGCAGTTGCCCCAGGTATTTGCCAATCAACCGGGAGTTTGAGCCAATGCGCTAGCTCAGTTCACAGACATCCACTGTCACTCCCGGTTCGTCAATGCTCATGGGCCAGGAACAAAAGAATTTAGTGCTGGACCGTTCGATGCCTTCCTTTGTTCAGAATAGTGCTTGGCGCAATGGTTTTCAGGTCCATCATGACCAGACTGAGGGGCAATTCGAAAAGTTCAACAGTCATGAGCCAAATGACGCGAATGACGATGAAAGTGTGATGGGTCCAATGCCTTGCTTGCACACGCCAACTTTCGTTGCACAAAGTAACATCTGACGAAATACCATAGGCCCTTTTGACATTAACGAAGATACAATTCCTGTCCAAGAGCCGAGAATCCAACTCAGATCACCCAACACTTGCACCCAGTGTTCTTTTGGGAACACCTACTTTCTCAAGTATCCTTCACGGGCGGTAGCTTGACTGCCTGCCACTGCGATAAACATTGCTCTTGGGATGCTGAGACTGGTCGCGGAAACCCATTCTTGTCTACTTCATTGTCCAGAAAGAGGTCAATGTAGTTGAATCGGGCATAATCAAAGCCTGCGAACTTTCTAGTTAATAAGTCTATGTCCTTTCATCCTGCAGGATGTAATTCGAGGTGTCGTATTCTGTCAGCCTCAAGCGTCGCGTATGCAGGGGAAACTAGTTTTGTTGGTTAACAGTTTAATTTCGCAAGAACGCCTCTTGAATATGGTGTAAATTGCGAGCTGTGCTATCTATTTGGGCACCAGTACCTTGGCATTATTTAATCAAGGCAATGAGTTAGACAAACAAGGCTGTGTCGTGAAATGTGGTGGAGGTGACAACAAAGAGGGGTCTATTTTTGGTGATCACCTTGCACATCATGGAACTCGTGCATTCGAAGCTGGAGACACGACAAACAAGACGGACATCGCTTTCATGTCCTTGTttggagttggaggtggGAGGTTTCTGATGACCTTCATCGCGATCAGGAGGAGCAATGCCCGGGGAATACGACAACGGCTGATGGTGTATCAAAAGTCGGACGCGCCCTACGGAATCGCTGAGTCAATGGCCAAGGGCTATAGCGGTAAGCAAAGCTGGAGCCAAGCTTTCATATAAGGCTCGGGATAAATGTCAACAAAGCCGGTGCCAAGAAGCCACATGCAGGTGCCATATGCTCATTGACAACAGAAGAGATCAAAGTGCTTGCCGTCGCCAAACATCGTCGAGCCTCCATATCTAAGCTCATGGTGGTACCAAAGGATGCTATTCATAGTTTTACGAAGACCGTAGCGCAGTTATTTACGTCTAAGCCCTTATACAATGGATCAGTATCTTGGCCAAGTCTTTCCCATTCTATTCAGGAGCCAAAGTAAGCAAAGGAATAGGCTTCGCCGTGCTTTTTCTCATCGCGGACGATGTTCGACGTGTGTATGATGCCCTAGTAACACAAGTTGCGCATGGGTTGGTGACTGAGCTGAACACCCTTGTCTCTCGATGCGGCACTGACGGCTCAAGAAGATTCTATACTTAGCACTGGATGTGAATATGACATAGAGTTAACTTAAGCCAACGTTGCCTCTGGTAATAGCTGCAATGAAATCTAATCACAGCCTAGTACTGTTTCACAGCATCAAGCCCTTGGTCGGACAAGCTCTAGGACTTGCCGCTGCCAAAGCCGCCACCAGTCTTGACAGCTTGATTTGATACACGAATATGGTCTAATGCTTGGAGTTCGCCGCGGTATGCTGAGCTGGCCTGTCTCAGCTAGAAGGATACGCAAGATGTTAACCGGACTCCGTCCGGTTATACCCATACTGCCCGCAATCTCTCGGGTGTATTCCCGTACGGGCTGTGCGTTGAAAGTAGAAAGAGGCTACTTACGTGAGCTTATGCTGTCACTCGACGGCAACAAGCGAGAGTCCCATGTTAGCTAAAAGTCGGGGTCTTCACTGATCCCCTACTCCTACTTTTGCCCTCAGTTACCCtacttcgtcttcttcagagGCTTCCAGAGCTTGTCTCGGAACGCTACCATAACAAACATTGCACTTCATCAACGCTCTTTGTCGAGGCCGAATACTCGATTCCAAAACTCGATGTCTGAAGCTCGTACGCATTGGGGTCTCTCATGCCCTTACGGAGGCAGTTTCTACATCTGTGAAGATGACAATACCCAGTTTATAGGATGTTGTGTCAATGATCCCTGTGGCAGGAATAACGGAACATGTCCTGATGGTGATTTGCGTGCGACGACCTTCGACTCTGACAAATACTCCCAACTTCCTCGGCAAGACTGCGACAACTCTCAAGGTATCGACAACTGGTACTCATGTGCCCATACGAACCCGCCTTTCGTTGGATGCTGCAGCCAGAACGCTTGTAGCTCAGAGTGTCCAAGGACAAAGCTTGTGCCAGCTAAGCTATCTGAAGTTGAGAATAACAGACTCGACTTCCTTCACCCtagtcaaagtcaaagctcTACTGCCTCGAGTGTGTCCGAGACAGCCTCTACCAGAGCCTCAAACACCTCTGCAGTTGATGCAGATGAGGGCGATGGCCTGGGAGCTGGAGCTACAGCCGGCGTCGCTGTGGGTGCGTCAGTCGGAGGTCTAACTGTCCTAGTTCTCGTGGCCTGGCTTTTCTGGTGGAAGCCCCGACAGAAGAACAAGCATCAACGAGAACACGACGCAGGTTACAGCGTGCCTCCAGCTGCACCGACACTGACAGCGAATCCGTTTCCACCCCCAAGTGGCCCTGTCCATCCGAGCACATTCGTGGCCCAATCGCCCATGAGCGGCTATCAGCGTAAGTAGACTCGTTCTGAAAAAGGCTTGACACTAACAAAACGCAGAGTCGTTCACTTCCTCTCCCACGGCTATGAATCCACACAATAGCGGTCTATCCTCTATTGAGCAGTTCCAGAAGTATTTTCCGAATATCTCTCAATCTGAACGACCGCAATCCTTCACATACTTTCCGGAGCACAGTGCTCTACATGCACACAGCCCCAACTTTCTTCCCCCGTACCAGCAACAGTACAATAACAGTCACAgtcacaaccaacaacagatGGATGTCGCTTCAGAAATGGCTGGTAGTACAATGCTTCCGCAGGAAATGAGTACTGGTGCAGAGCATCGCATCAATCGTCACTCGAGCATTGGTCCAGAGACAGAGTTGAGCCTTGCCAGACCATAAATGAGTTGAAAGGAGAATGGggtaaaagatatatattgaTGGCCTCGAAACATAGCGTGCGTTGGTTTAAAGTCAGGTCTTCAGGATCCAACTATCAGTTACAATAACTGTGGACTACATTGCGTAGTGTCACACATTCCTTTGGGCGATTACTCAGAGCAAGCCTCTCGTTTATATTGGCGTTCGCAGCTGGAGAAGGGGGTAGAGCGGGCATAATTTGTGTTTGTACCTAGAACAAACGGATACGGGATATCAACTTATTACTAGCATGTTTCAATCCAAACATTTAATCACCAAATACACTGTATCGTCGATATGCCAGGCAGAACCTGGGGGTTGCAAACGGCAATGGCTCTGCAACCTGTCACAGAAAACCCGTTTGCTTGCGTGTGACGAAAGTGCATGTCACAAGTTGGAAGATTACGGCATTCTTTCTCTCCGAAATTTGTGAAACAAATGCCAGTATAATTGTCGAAAGTGGCGTCCTAAATGTAATTTCATGGCTTCAAAAAGTGCATAATCCGTTGCTTTTTGTATCTGGATTACAAGATGGTCGTTGAAATGATCGAGATGGCGGATCAGCCAGGGGTGTAGTCCAAAATAacacaaccatcatcagccCAAGATCCTGGTGATGGTAGCTCCAATTAATTTCTAGCTTCACCCCGGTTTCATTCGCAACAAGCTATGTCATCCCGCCCCTCATGCTGGACAAATCCAGCCACACAGAATGCATCGCTCGCCACACCTGGAAGGTGAGCCAAGTGTGCGGGACATGGAGATGTCCTTGATTCAGTCCAGGCATGACATAAGAGCCTTAACAATATTCATGCTGTAACGTCATGGCATGTCATGCCGAGAAATAAGTAGGTGTATGGAAGGAAGGGGGAAATAGGTATATAAAGAGGACAAGTCGATAGATACAGGACATGTAGAAAAAGACCAAGACTATTACAAAATACCCAATTAATCAATATCAATATACACATCACCAAAATGAATTCCGCTGGAGACCGATCCGTCATCTCGAATGACATGCAGGAGCTTCGCGAGGGCGGCGAAGAGATCTCCCACAAGATCCAGGGCCACAAGGCGAACCTCTCCAACCCCAGTATGGCCCCCGTCTTTACACAGGAGAGTCGTCTACAGTTACTAACAGTGATCGATAGACACCAGCCAGGCCAGCAAGGAGAACAGCCAGAAGGAGATCGAGGCGCTGGGAGGAGACGCAAACCACTATGGCAACGAGTCTGATCCTCGAAGCAAGAGCGCAGCGGACAACTTGGAGGGAAGCCGAGTTGGTTGAATAACTTGAGTAATGATTAATGATATAATATGATATCCATATTGAACTTTTACATGTTCATATATTCGCTCGCGTAACTGATGCTACTGCCTGAATCGGTTCAGTTGGTTCAGTGAGCCAATCGTCATCCAATGGCTGCCCCAGCTTCCAAATCAACCCCGGATCCGATTCGGATCCGAAACACTCACCGTCGGGTCGATCGTGCGGAGCTTGAAGTGCAGCTCGTTGTTTCGTTGCAAAAGGAAGCTTATTTGCGTCTCTAAATTGTTTATTGACACGCTGGCCTAGCAGACTGGCTAAGTACATGGGCATTCCGTACCTATCACGGGAAGTGGGATGAGACAAACTTTTGCTTACTCCTGAGGTATGTCCTGGGAAATGAAGGTAATACAGACAGACAGTcgactaggtaggtacctatacCAGTCGGCATCCCCTTTCCACAGGTCACGCTCAACAAAGTAACGCTGATAACGTCGCCAGACGCGCGGGTGCCCATGTTTCATTACAGAATGAAACGTGTACTTGCAGTATTGGGCATAGCAGGTCGGCAAAGCGGATGATCGGCACAGAAGGGCTTGAGGTCTAACGAGTTCTGTCGATGGCATCAGAGAAAAAATGTATTAGCCCGTGAATATTGGGCTGCTGATGGTGATAGTCTGTCTCATTGCTATGCTCCTCATGGCGGAATAATTCAGccaatataacttaaaaaaaaaaatccaCATTAAATAATAATGACAGATTTTGAGTAAAGTCCAGCCAATAGTCACGATAGTCTATGTCACTCGCCCGAGTAAATTGAGACGGGTCTCGGCGCCCACCAGCCATTTCCTGGGCAGTGACAGGTTCTGCATCGCATCTCCGTGCCAAAGCCGGCGGATCTCAAAGGATTGGTTGGCAAAGTGTCGATCTAAGGAGAGGACTGAGGAAGAACATTCTGTTGGTGTCGTTGAAAAATAGGTTACTTAGGAGGGACGGAGTCTACTGCAGTGAGTTACATGCAGTACAAGGATCTACACCCGCGCGCGGTATTTGTATTTGTAGCTCGGCAGCAACCAACAGAGCCAAGAGTTGCTAGAagctgtcactgtcactgtaAGTGGAACATCCAtgcatccatccatggccGTGGTCAGATCGGGCTGCCGGCAATACTCCTTGGCTGTAAGGAAGCTATCCGTACTCTTCCTCAAGAGGTCAGGTGTGGTTTTTCTCTTGCGTGGCTGATCGAACCTAGTATTTGAATCCATAACTATGTATGATTTCTTCCCCTTACGACAGGCCATGTATGCAAGTTCAAGATGAATGCACAAGGTACCATTCATTCATAAGAGCCATCTCTATTAGCGACATTCACCATATTTATTATCCGTTGCCACtgtccctttttttttcgttGCTTGTCTAATATTTATTGTTTCCGGcccttattatttttatttttatttgcCCTTAGTAGTATAGCAAGGCGAGAGAGGCCCGCAAGACCAGGATCATCTCTGAGGCTACCTACGGAATACCCATCATTCTTCATTCACTCATTCACTCATTCActcattcactcactcatttATCCGTCAAAcaatctcttttcttcttctttttttcctctAGAAGCGACTACGCTATCGGTTCAAGTCATTTTTGTGATATTCTACTCAACAGATGAAGGTTGTGGTTACAGGGGCGACCGGGATGGTC belongs to Fusarium musae strain F31 chromosome 9, whole genome shotgun sequence and includes:
- a CDS encoding hypothetical protein (EggNog:ENOG41); the protein is MARLSAQGVASAELQQSPAQSLNTTSETTNDEAVPPFFNTTFSTHRVTPMHIGKSRLTSQRLQVIASRLRDTLVGDVVRGIQLSLEAADTSFGQVGTLKGVRIEWFRASTFLGEDAPDLDLEAPRGDQSDLPDDQKQGLWISIEHENAAYAAILLPGISDSSGSRPIDDQSRFLHLPLLLMRMPQQLKTVVANWLAASFDCRVSRITMGTKTILGVWESWIENEGLNDRGIDFTITLAFNVSFQTSEGPTAIDNPQTQEETRPNLGLRSVDITISAQDLRRFVRAGKKSHIPVDASWQGDARERRRLAGGNTDDGWAWRTKGRSEASPFTEALGLYLHHHLALDLFHPGVHVTQISCAGFVLGQSRLKIVMPGEISQSLSRAAWSFVAQLGQRVQGEQLPQVFANQPGV
- a CDS encoding hypothetical protein (EggNog:ENOG41); this translates as MSEARTHWGLSCPYGGSFYICEDDNTQFIGCCVNDPCGRNNGTCPDGDLRATTFDSDKYSQLPRQDCDNSQGIDNWYSCAHTNPPFVGCCSQNACSSECPRTKLVPAKLSEVENNRLDFLHPSQSQSSTASSVSETASTRASNTSAVDADEGDGLGAGATAGVAVGASVGGLTVLVLVAWLFWWKPRQKNKHQREHDAGYSVPPAAPTLTANPFPPPSGPVHPSTFVAQSPMSGYQQSFTSSPTAMNPHNSGLSSIEQFQKYFPNISQSERPQSFTYFPEHSALHAHSPNFLPPYQQQYNNSHSHNQQQMDVASEMAGSTMLPQEMSTGAEHRINRHSSIGPETELSLARP
- a CDS encoding hypothetical protein (EggNog:ENOG41); its protein translation is MNSAGDRSVISNDMQELREGGEEISHKIQGHKANLSNPNTSQASKENSQKEIEALGGDANHYGNESDPRSKSAADNLEGSRVG